Proteins from a genomic interval of Musa acuminata AAA Group cultivar baxijiao chromosome BXJ1-9, Cavendish_Baxijiao_AAA, whole genome shotgun sequence:
- the LOC103998881 gene encoding uncharacterized protein LOC103998881 — protein MEHQSRRERRNKREKEVEEEKMPTFWFALKRSLHCNSEPSEVHDPKAREHLETILTRTAGRSGCSRSMANLKDVIHGSKRHLPKPPSCSPRSTGSSKLLNPITHEVVLSNPSCELRRITGSGACHDSTYVGTVWSGTPWPGVHHPLQHNPSCTPRRCPTFSGVSSLSPALPGNGVAAVHHAVPAPRFSHETDVQVSSAAVACHKCGKMFVKWQILEAHHLSKHAVSELVEGDTSRKIVEMICRTSWLNTGSSCRQIERVLKIHNMQRNLAQFEEYRETIKLKASKLPKKHPRCLADGNEHLRFHGTAIACSLGSNGSSSLCTSEKCSVCQIIRHGFSSKKESKGRIGVFTTSTCGRALESIETCEHDPSVKKALLVCRVIAGRVHKPLDTYQELVGRSAFDSMAGKIGIYGSIEELYLLDPSALLPCFVVICKP, from the exons ATGGAGCACCAAAGCAGAAGAGAGAGAAGGAATAAGAGGGagaaggaggtggaggaggagaagatgcCAACTTTTTGGTTTGCCTTGAAGAGATCTCTCCACTGCAACTCTGAGCCATCAGAGGTTCATGATCCAAAGGCCAGGGAGCATCTTGAAACCATCTTGACACGGACGGCAGGAAGGTCTGGGTGCTCTAGATCCATGGCCAACCTCAAAGATGTGATCCATGGGAGCAAGAGACACCTTCCGAAGCCACCAAGTTGCAGTCCAAGGTCCACCGGGAGCAGTAAGCTTCTGAATCCCATCACCCATGAGGTTGTTCTTAGCAATCCAAGCTGTGAGCTGAGAAGGATCACTGGATCCGGAGCCTGTCATGACTCTACCTATGTTGGCACCGTTTGGTCTGGGACACCATGGCCAGGAGTCCACCATCCTCTCCAACATAACCCTTCATGCACGCCAAGAAGATGTCCTACCTTTTCTGGGGTTTCATCTCTCTCTCCTGCTTTGCCTGGCAATGGTGTTGCTGCAGTTCATCATGCTGTTCCAGCACCAAGGTTCTCCCATGAAACAGATGTGCAGGTATCCTCTGCAGCTGTTGCCTGCCATAAATGTGGGAAGATGTTTGTGAAGTGGCAGATCTTGGAGGCACACCATCTATCCAAGCATGCAG TGAGCGAACTTGTGGAGGGAGACACCTCTAGAAAGATAGTAGAAATGATCTGCAGAACAAGCTGGCTAAACACAGGGAGCAGTTGCAGGCAAATTGAGAGGGTCCTAAAGATCCATAACATGCAAAGAAATCTTGCTCAGTTCGAGGAGTACAGGGAGACGATCAAACTGAAAGCCAGTAAGCTCCCAAAGAAGCACCCCAGATGCCTGGCCGATGGCAACGAACACTTAAGGTTCCATGGCACCGCAATTGCCTGCTCTCTTGGCTCGAATGGCTCTTCCAGCCTTTGCACATCAGAGAAGTGCAGTGTTTGTCAGATCATTCGACATGGATTCTCCTCAAAGAAGGAATCCAAGGGAAGGATAGGCGTGTTTACGACTTCCACTTGTGGCAGAGCACTCGAATCCATCGAGACTTGCGAACATGATCCTTCGGTGAAGAAAGCACTGCTGGTTTGCAGAGTCATTGCAGGTAGAGTTCACAAGCCTTTGGACACCTACCAAGAGCTCGTAGGTCGGTCTGCTTTCGATTCGATGGCGGGGAAGATCGGGATCTACGGAAGCATTGAGGAGCTCTATCTGCTCGATCCGAGTGCTCTACTGCCATGTTTTGTGGTAATATGTAAGCCATGA
- the LOC135593745 gene encoding protein VASCULATURE COMPLEXITY AND CONNECTIVITY-like — MARMEGAIICLLIVVMDVVAGVLGIKAEEAQSKGKHLRLVFLECKEHVHQAYKLGLAATALLALSHVIANVLGGCPCACSGDGFRRSSPNKLMAAATLLLSWIVVIVGLTMLIIGAISNSESRPTCGLAHPRFLFIGGIMCFVHSLFCIVYYVSAIASWKEGKAHRDTRSQESHA; from the exons ATGGCCAGAATGGAAGGAGCAATCATCTGCCTGCTGATTGTTGTCATGGATGTAGTTGCCGGTGTGCTCGGAATAAAAGCCGAGGAGGCTCAAAGCAAG GGGAAGCACCTGAGGCTCGTCTTCCTCGAGTGCAAGGAGCATGTTCACCAGGCCTACAAGTTGGGGCTGGCAGCAACTGCGCTCCTCGCGCTGTCGCATGTCATCGCGAATGTGCTCGGTGGGTGCCCCTGTGCGTGCTCCGGGGATGGGTTCCGGAGGTCTTCGCCTAACAAGCTAATGGCCGCAGCCACTCTACTCCTTTCATG GATTGTGGTCATCGTTGGATTGACGATGTTGATTATAGGAGCAATATCTAATTCGGAGTCAAGGCCGACTTGTGGGCTTGCTCATCCTCGTTTCCTGTTTATTGGTGGAATCATGTGCTTCGTGCATTCGCTGTTCTGCATCGTCTACTATGTTTCAGCCATTGCGAGCTGGAAAGAAGGGAAGGCTCACAGGGACACCAGATCTCAAGAGAGCCATGCTTGA
- the LOC103998880 gene encoding LOW QUALITY PROTEIN: chitin-inducible gibberellin-responsive protein 1 (The sequence of the model RefSeq protein was modified relative to this genomic sequence to represent the inferred CDS: inserted 2 bases in 1 codon), translated as MAVGGGILVWVGKHFKFGLKIKDIYRESYSLQNPAYTEWTFDSIKSALGNSLSSPTSSRFEFFPLLSNSQEQNSFTETISGXSKSGYTLRYTLQELDSIQAVPSSSSRDPSTIRLTYAVSSRSMKHTLQELGIVLMAPETVKPTTSTDPELNENKQPQLTKQRSRTWTHKTQLESPTIPQPRYTSGGHMNISHEARPGKRVREVRKQLGTDVKQPDVKQLLIECAKALSENKIEEFELLVEKAHRAVSISGEPLQRLGAYMLEGLVARHESSGTNIYRGLRSRKPESKELLSYMGILYDICPYFKFGYMAANGAIADALKNEDRIHIIDFQIAQGTQWVTLIQALAARPGGPPHVRITGINDPVAEYTQGDGLQLVEKMLLGMSKKFSIPLEFKGLSVYGPEVTREMLDIRTGEALAVNFTLQLHHTPDESVDVNNPRDGLLRMVKGLSPKVTTLVEQESNTNTTPFLTRFIETLDYYSAMFESIDATLKRDSKERIDVEQHCLAKDIVNIIACEEKDRVERHELLGKWRSRLSMAGFKPYPLSSYVNSVIKTLLSYYSNKYTAVEKDGALLLGWKTRNLISASAWH; from the exons ATGGCTGTAGGTGGTGGGATTCTTGTTTGGGTAGGAAAACATTTCAAGTTCGGGCTGAAGATAAAGG ACATCTACCGTGAATCCTATTCTCTGCAAAATCCTGCTTACACTGAATGGACATTTGATTCCATCAAATCAGCTCTTGGCAACTCACTCAGCTCCCCTACTTCAAGTCGGTTTGAGTTTTTCCCTCTGCTAAGCAATAGTCAGGAACAGAACAGCTTCACAGAAACCATCTCGGG TAGCAAGTCTGGGTACACACTTAGGTACACTTTGCAAGAACTTGACAGCATTCAAGCAGTCCCAAGTTCATCTTCCAGAGATCCGAGTACAATCAGATTAACTTATGCAGTTTCCAGTCGGAGCATGAAGCACACTTTACAAGAGCTTGGGATTGTTCTCATGGCACCTGAAACTGTCAAGCCAACAACTAGTACTGATCCTGAGTTGAATGAGAACAAACAGCCCCAGCTTACAAAGCAGCGGTCAAGGACATGGACCCACAAAACCCAATTGGAGTCTCCTACTATCCCCCAGCCTCGGTATACCTCTGGTGGACATATGAATATCAGTCATGAAGCCCGTCCGGGGAAACGAGTTAGGGAAGTGAGGAAACAATTGGGTACTGATGTGAAACAGCCTGATGTGAAACAGCTTCTAATCGAATGTGCTAAAGCTTTATCCGAGAACAAGATTGAGGAATTTGAATTATTAGTTGAAAAAGCCCACAGAGCTGTTTCAATCAGTGGAGAGCCTCTTCAGCGTCTTGGTGCTTATATGCTAGAAGGCCTGGTGGCAAGACACGAGTCTTCTGGCACCAACATCTATCGTGGCCTGAGGTCCCGCAAGCCAGAGAGCAAGGAGCTTCTTTCTTACATGGGGATCTTGTATGACATTTGCCCCTACTTCAAGTTTGGATATATGGCAGCAAATGGAGCAATTGCTGATGCACTAAAGAACGAGGACAGGATCCACATTATAGACTTTCAGATTGCTCAAGGGACTCAATGGGTCACTCTAATACAGGCATTAGCAGCAAGACCTGGTGGTCCACCACATGTCCGTATCACTGGGATCAATGATCCAGTGGCAGAGTACACCCAAGGAGATGGCTTGCAGCTGGTCGAGAAGATGTTGTTGGGAATGTCCAAGAAGTTCTCTATTCCGCTTGAGTTCAAAGGTCTCTCCGTCTATGGGCCTGAGGTCACAAGAGAAATGTTGGACATAAGAACCGGGGAGGCACTTGCGGTGAACTTCACTCTTCAGCTCCACCACACACCCGATGAGAGTGTCGACGTGAACAACCCTCGCGATGGATTGCTGAGGATGGTTAAGGGATTGTCACCGAAAGTGACAACTTTGGTGGagcaggagtccaacaccaatacAACACCGTTCCTGACACGTTTCATTGAGACTCTAGATTACTACTCTGCAATGTTCGAATCAATCGATGCGACGCTGAAGAGGGATAGCAAGGAGAGGATCGATGTGGAGCAGCACTGTCTGGCAAAGGACATAGTTAACATTATCGCATGTGAAGAGAAGGATAGGGTGGAGAGGCATGAGCTGCTCGGTAAGTGGAGATCGAGGCTCAGCATGGCAGGCTTTAAGCCTTACCCGCTTAGCTCGTATGTGAACTCCGTGATAAAGACTCTGCTGAGCTATTACTCCAATAAGTATACGGCGGTGGAGAAAGATGGCGCATTGCTACTGGGTTGGAAGACCAGAAACCTAATCTCAGCTTCTGCGTGGCACTGA
- the LOC103998877 gene encoding RNA polymerase II degradation factor 1, which translates to MRLLEFPCGWRSGWLEKATPKSKPTVEMEETRPAEAAVCASPEKRRRRASRREDSQWQPSLVAISEDGILVPAPPPALAAAVVSKGRGSGKPKAKPKPKPKPKPATRVASRVAKDDYRHYGVVPTFAPAAFFF; encoded by the exons ATGAGGTTACTGGAGTTCCCTTGCGGCTGGCGATCCGGTTGGCTGGAGAAGGCGACGCCGAAGTCGAAGCCGACGGTGGAAATGGAGGAGACGCGGCCGGCAGAGGCGGCGGTGTGCGCGTCTCCGGAGAAGCGGCGTCGGAGGGCGTCGCGCAGGGAGGATTCTCAGTGGCAGCCCTCGTTGGTGGCGATCTCGGAGGACGGGATACTTGTGCCAGCGCCGCCGCCGGCgctggctgcggctgtggtgtcgAAGGGCAGAGGGTCGGGGAAGCCGAAGGCGAAGCCAAAGCCAAAGCCGAAGCCGAAGCCGGCCACAAGGGTAGCGTCTCGCGTCGCCAAGGACGACTACCG gcactATGGAGTTGTGCCCACATTTGCTCCAGCAGCCTTCTTCTTCTGA
- the LOC103998878 gene encoding dolichol-phosphate mannose synthase subunit 2, which yields MELADKAVGFLLSAVSLSIFSYYTFWVIILPFVEKDHFVHGYFLPQEYAILIPVFAGVALLSFLCVFVGYVMIKSNKKKKSA from the exons ATGGAATTGGCGGACAAGGCGGTCGGATTCTTGCTGTCGGCCGTCAGCCTCTCTATCTTCAGCTATTACACTTTCTGGGTCATCATTCTG CCATTTGTGGAGAAGGATCACTTTGTGCATGGGTATTTCCTTCCCCAGGAGTATGCCATCTTGATACCCGTGTTTGCTGGTGTTGCGCTCCTCAGTTTCTTGTGTGTGTTTGTTGGGTATGTGATGATCAAGTCTAACAAGAAGAAGAAATCCGCTTGA